The sequence CTGCCCGCGATGTGCTGGGCCAGCACACGCCACATCACCGACAGGCTGCCGGTGGTCGCGCCGCCACCGATCAGCAGCGTCGCCGTCCTGATCGCTTGTGCGTCGCTGAGCGTATAAGGCCGCCGCTGCTCGTTGATCTGACCGAGAAAGGTCAGCGCGTTGTCACGCAGCTGCTGCTTCGCGGCGGCCGGTACGCGCCGCCAGGAGCCGTCGCCTTCAATGCCTTCGTAGAAGTTCTGCAATGCGCCCTCGATGTCACCGGCGCGGATCATCTCGACCGAGCGTACAGTGCGCGTCGCCAGTGATGGGTACGCGGGCGTGCCGTCAGGCACCGGCAAGCTTGCGTCGAGATCGCCGCCCGGCTCGGCCAGCACCAGCTTGCGTAGCAGATCCGGCCGCGCCTGCGCGACGCGAAAGGCGATGTGGCCGCCGCGCGAATGGCCCATCAGGTCGACCGGCCCAGGTGTGACCTGCTCGATGAAGGCGATGGTGTCCGAGACGTGCTGCGCCATCTTGTAGTCGTCGCCGACGGCGTCCCAATGTTCGGGAAAGAAGTGCCGCAGGCTGACCGAAATCACGCGACGGTTCTTCGAGAGCGGGCCGAGCACGGAGTACCAGGTGCGGAAATCCCCGAGCGTCCCGTGCACGCAGACCAGCGGCGGGCCCTCGCCGACTTCGAGATAGGCCATGTCGTAGTTGTTGACGCGGAATGATTGCATGGTCAGCTCGCCAGAAAATCCAGGACGACTTCGGAGTATTTTTGCGGCGCCTGCTCGAACATCGGATGCGTCGCATTCGGGATGATCGCCGTCTTGGAGTAGGGCACATGCGCCGCCAGCGCGTGCAGCACCTTGGGCAGCAGGCCTTTGGTCCGTGCACCCAGGATGAACAGCGTCGGCATCTTGATGGACTGCGCATCCGTCTTGGAGAAGGGCGGGCGATTGTCGCGGACCTGACCGATCAGCGTCATGGCGTTGTCGCGCAGATTCTGCTTCACCATCGCCGGCAGCCGCGGCCAGGTGCCGGCGCCTTCCAACGTGTCGACGAAGACGGCAAGGCCGCCGTCGACATCGCCGGCTGCAATCTTTTCGGCCGAGGCGGTGAAGCGCGCCAGCAGCGGCGAGGGACCGCCGACATGGTCGGGATCGAGGCTGGCATCGAGCTCGCCGCCGGGCTCGGCCAGGATCAGGCGGCGCAGCAGATCCGGCCGCGCTTGCGCCGCGCGAAAGCAGATGTGCCCGCCCCGGGAATGGCCCATGAGGTCGACCGGGCCGAGGTCGAGCTTCTCGATGAAGGCGATGACGTCTTGCACATGCTGCGCGATCGAATAGGTATCACCGAGGCCGTCCCAGCGTGCCGGGAAGAAGTGCCGCAGGCTGACCGCGAGCACCCGGTGCCGCTGGCTCAGCGGACCGAGCACGCAGCCCCAGACCCGGAAGTCGTTGAGCGAGCCGTGCACGCAGACCAGCGGCGGGCGCCCTCTGTCCTCGCCCACGTCGAGATAGGGCATGTCGTAACCGTTGACGTGAAGGCTTTGCATTCCGGGCTCGCGAGATTGGAACTCCTGTGCAAGATTCCCGGAAACCGGGTGGATCGCAACTATTTCCAAGCCTAGATTTCGCAGGAGTTCAAAGAGGGGGCCTGCACGAGAAGCAAGCCAGGAACCAAGTCATGACCGACCAGCATTTTGCCCTGTTCGACACAAGGATCGGCCTCTGCGCCATCGCCTGGGGTCCGCGCGGCATCAACGGCACGCAACTGCCGATGGGCGGCGAGCAGAAGATCCGCACCCGCATCAGCCAGCGCCACCCCGAGGCGACCGAAGCCGAGCCGACCGCGGAGGTGCGAGAGGCGATCGACCGCATTACCAAACTGCTCGGGGGCGAGCCTGACGACCTCACCGACATCCCGCTCGACCTCGACGGCGTGCCGGAATTCAACCGCGGCGTCTACGACATCGCCCGCACCATCCCGCCCGGCAAGACCATCACCTATGGCGATATCGCCAAGCAGCTCGGGGGCGTCCAGCTGTCGCGCGATGTCGGCCAGGCACTCGGCCGCAACCCGTGCCCGATCGTGGTGCCCTGCCATCGCGTGCTGGCGGCCGGCAACAAGCCAGGCGGCTTCTCTGCGAATGGCGGCGTGGTGACCAAGCTGAAGATGCTGGAGATCGAAGGCGCGCTGGTGAACCACACGCCGAGTTTGTTTGATTGACGCTCAAGGTTTCATGCCCTGGACGCAGTGCGGCACGAAGTGCTGCACTGCTGAGCCGGGGCCCAGCGTCTCGGCGACATGGGTCCCGGCTCTGCGGCGCATCGCTGCGCGCTGCACCGCGTCCGGGACACGAGACCGTCTAAATCTTCGCGGCCGTCTTCGGCCAATATTTGTCGCGCAGATGCCGCTTCACCAGCTTGCCCGTGGGCGTACGCGGCAGCTCGGCTTCGAAATCGACCGAGCGCGGGCATTTGATCGCGGAGAGGCGGGTCTTGCAGTAGGCGATCAGGTCGGCTTCGAGCGCCTTGCCGGCACGGCTCATGTCGTGCGGCTGCACCACCGCCTTCACCTCCTCGCCCATCTCCTCGTTCGGCACGCCGAACACGGCGACATCGGCGACGTCAGGATGCGTGATCAGCACGTCCTCGGTCTCCTGCGGGTAGATGTTCACCCCGCCGGAGATGATCATGTAGGACTTGCGGTCGGTGAGAAAGAGAAAGCCGTCCTTATCGAGATAGCCGACATCGCCGAGCGTCGACCAGCCTTTTGCGTTATAGGCCTTCTTCGTCTTCTCGGGATCATTGTGATAGGTGAAGGCCGGCGCATCGGCGAAATAGACCGTGCCGATCTCGCCGACCGGCTGCTCCTGGTCGTTCTCGTCCAGAATCTTGATCTTGCCGACCACGGCGCGGCCGACGCTGCCGCGATGCTCCAGCCATTGCTGCGAGTTGCAGACGGTGACGCCGTTGCCTTCCGAGCCCGCGTAGTACTCGATCAGGATCGGTCCCCACCACTCGATCATCTTGGCCTTGACGTCGATGGGACAGGGCGCGGCGGCGTGGATCGCGCCCTTCAGCGTCGAGACGTTGTACTTGGTGCGGACCTCGTCCGGCAGCTTCAGCATGCGCACGAACATGGTCGGCACCAGCTGCGACTGCGTGACCTTGTATGTCTCGACCAGCTTCAAGAACTCTTCTGCGCCGAAATGCTCCATGATGATGGAGGTGCCGCCGAGCACGATGGCCATCATGTTGAAGCGCAAGGGAGCGGCATGATAGAGCGGCGCCGGAGACAGATAGGTGCTCTCGGCATTCATGCCGCACATGTCGGCGCAGAGCACGCGCAGGAACGCGTTCGGCACGTCGATCCTGTTGCCCTCGAACGCTTTCTTGATGCCCTTGGGCCGGCCGGTCGTGCCGGACGAATACAGCATGTCATAGCCCGCGACCTCGTCTCCGATCGGCGTCGTCGGCTGAGCGGCGGCTTCCTTGTCGTAAGAACGGAAGCCCGGCAGTGGCTCGTCCATCATGTAGAAGATCGGCTCGCCCGGCACGCCCTTGATGAGGTCCTTGATCTGATCGGCGCATTTCGGCGTGGTGATGACGACCTTGGCGCCGCAATCCTTGATGATGTAGTCGATCTCGTCCTGCTTCAGATAGCGGCTGATCGCGGTGTAATAGAGCCCGCTGCGTTGCGCGGCCCAGCACAGCTCCATGAAGGCGAGACGGTTCTCCATCAACAGCGCGATGTGGTCGCCGGCCTTGAGGCCAAGCGAGCGGAACAGATGCGCGCCCTGGTTCGAGAGCTCGTCGAGCTCGCGATAGGTGATCGCCTTGCCGGTGCCGGCCATCTGGTAGGCGATCTTGTCGGGCGTGGTCTTGGCGTGGATGGAGGGATGGGTCATGGCGTTCCTCAAAACGCGAATGGCGAGTAGCGAATGGCGAATAGGGAAGAAGGGCAAACTGCTCTTCGCCTACTCACCATTCGCTACTCGCCACTCGCCACTCACTACTCGCTTTTGCTCTTCTTACAGCCGTTCCACGATCGTCACGTTGGCCATGCCGCCGCCTTCGCACATGGTCTGCAGGCCATAGCGCTTGCCGCGCTGGTGTAAGGCGTGGACCAGCGTCGTCATCAGCTTGGTGCCGGAGCCGCCGAGAGGGTGGCCGAGCGCGATCGCGCCGCCGTTGACGTTGAGACGCTGCGGATCGGCGCCGGTGGTCTTGAGCCACGCGGTCGGCACCGAGGCAAAGGCCTCGTTGACCTCGAACAGGTCGATGTCGTCGATCTTCATGCCGGCCTTCTCTAGCGCGCGCTTGGTGGCGTGCAGCGGCGCATCCAGCATGATCACGGGATCGCCGCCCGTCATGGTCATGTGGTGGATGCGGGCGAGCGGCTTGACGCCGAGCTGCTTGAGGCCGCGCTCGTTCACCACCATGACGCCGGAGGCGCCGTCGCAGATCTGGCTGGCGCTCGCCGCGGTGAGCTTGCCGTTCTCGGCGATCAGCTTGACGCCCCTGATGCCTTCGATGGTGGCATCGAAGCGGATACCCTCGTCGATGTGGTGGGTGTCCTTGCTGCCGTCGGCGCGGGTGATCTCGAGCGGCACGATCTCCTTCTTGAAGTGGCCGGCTTGCGTCGCCGCGATCGCGCTCTGATGGCTATTGTAGGAGTATTCGTCGAGCTCGTCCTTGGAGAGGCCGTACTTCTCGGCCATCATCTCCGCGCCGGTAAACTGGCTGAACACGATATTCGGATATTTCTGCTCGATGCCGGGGCTCTTGTAATTGCCAAACCCGTTCTTGGCCGGCAGCTGCGACGACAGCCCCATCGGCACGCGCGTCATCGATTCCACGCCGGCGGCGATCACGACGTCCATCGCACCCGACATCACCGCTTGCGCGGCGAAATGCAGCGCCTGCTGGGACGAGCCGCACTGGCGGTCGATCGAGGTGCCTGGCACGCTCTCCGGCAGCTTCGAGGCCATCACCGCGTTGCGCGCGACGTTGTTGGACTGCTCGCCGACCTGCATCACGCAGCCCATGATCACGTCCTCGACCAGGGCGGGATCGACCTTGGTGCGGTCGACCAGCTCGTCCAGCACCTTGGCGGCGAGATCGGCCGGATGCCAGCCGGCGAGGCGGCCCCCCTTGCGCCCGCCCGCGGTGCGCGCAGCGGCGACGATGTAAGCCTCGGCCATGTCGGTTCTCCCTGAATTATTGATTGGGTCGGTTGTCGGGAGCGGATTTAAGGGGTGCGTGATCGTTTAGTCAATCGATCAATTAACTCTTGTGATGAGGCGCTGCTTGCGCTTATCTGCGCGCCTCTCGAAGGGCATTCAGGGATCTCCGTGGCTACCAGCGTACCGACCAAGCTCCCCAGCGGCAAAAATTCCACGGCAGAGAAATTGCTCGTGGCCGCGAGCGAGCTGATGATCGAACGCTCGTCGATCGAGATCTCGCTTTCCGACATCGCGCAGAAGTCGGGCGCCAATGCCGCGCTGGTGAAATATCATTTCGGCAACAAGGACGGTCTCTTGCTGGCGCTGCTCGAGCGCAATGCGGCGACCGAGCTCTCCAATCTCGAATATCTGCTGGCGCAGCCGATCACGCCGACGGCGAAGCTGAAGCTGCATATCGGCGGCATCATCCGCGCCTACTACCGGTTCCCCTATATGAACCGGCTGATCCACTATCTCCTGCACGAGACCAACACGGCTGCCGCCGACGAAGTCTCGAAATTCTTCGTGGCGCCGCTGCTCGACTTTCATCGCCGCCTGCTCGCCGACGGCGTCAGCCTGGGCGAATTCCGCGCCACCGATCCGGTGCTGTTCTACACCAGCCTGATCGGCGCCTGCGATCACCTGTTCTTCGGCCGGCACGCAATGTCTCGCGCGACCGGCGTCGGCCCGGTCACCGACGAAGTCTGCCGGCAATACATCAAGCACATGGAAACGCTGATCTGCGGCGGCATCCTCACCCAAGTCGAGGAAGCTGCCGCGGCCGGATAACCCGGCCGAAACTCTCAAGTCTAGAGAAGAAACGCCCAAGGAAAGGTATTTGCGATGCAGTTGAAAGACGTAGCCGTTCTCATCACCGGCGGTGGCTCGGGCCTCGGCGCCGCGACCGCTCGCGCCATGGCCGCCAAAGGCGCCAAGATCGGCGTGATCGACCAGAGCAAGGAAAACGCCGAGAAGGTTGCGGCCGAGGTGAAAGGTGTCGCGCTCCATGCCGACGTCACCAGCGAGGAGCAGATCAAGGCGGCGATCGCGAAGGCGGAAGCAGCGCATGGCGTTGCCCGCGTGCTGATGAACTGCGCCGGCATCGGCGGCTCGCAGCGCATCGTCGGCCGCGACGGCGTCTACCCGCTCGAAAAGTTCGCGCGCATCATCAACGTCAACCTGATCGGCACCTTCAATTGCCTGCGGCTGTTCGCCGAGCGCCTGGTCACGATCGAGCCCGTCGGTGAAGAGCGCGGCGTCATCATCAACACGGCCTCGGTTGCCGCCTACGAGGGCCAGATCGGCCAGATCGCCTATTCGGCATCGAAGGGCGGCGTCGTCGGCCTGACGCTGCCGGCCGCTCGCGACCTCGCCAGCCAGAAGATCCGCGTCAACACCATCGCGCCCGGCCTGTTCTTCACGCCGCTCTTGATGGGTCTCAATGAGGAAGCCCGCAAGAGCCTCGGTGCGCAGGTGCCGCATCCCTCGCGCCTCGGTGATGCCAACGAATACGGCATGCTCGCCGTGCACATGGTCGAGAACCCGATGCTCAACGGCGAGACCATCCGCCTCGACGGCGCCATCCGCATGGCGCCAAGGTAGGCTGCTCTTCCCTTCTCCCCTTGTGGGAGAAGGTGGCGCGTTTCTTAGCGCGCCGGATGAGGGGTTCTCTCCACAATCTCATCTGTGGAGGCAGACCCCTCACCCAAGCGAATTCCTGGCTAGCGACGTACATGCCCTCTCCCACAAGGGGAGAGGGCTCAGCAATTGGCACCGCGATCGGCGGTACTCAGGAGCGCCCCATGTCCCAACCGCTGCTGATCGAGCATAACGACGGCGTCGATCGGGTGACGCTCAATCGCCCCGACAGTCTTAACGCGCTTGATCCGGCGCTGATCGATGCGCTCAACGACTATTTCCAGAGCCTGCAACGCAACCGCGATACCCGCGTGGTGGTATTGAAAGGTGCAGGAAAGAATTTTTGTGCCGGCCTCGATCTCAAGGCGGCGATGGCGCGCCGCGCCGGGCAACAGGAACCGCCCGGCGTCACGGAGTCCTTGGACTCGCAGCGGCGCATCGCCGACATCGTGATGCTGATGCGGCGCTGCCCGCAGCCGATCATTTCGCTGGTGCAGGGCGCGGCGGCCGGCGGCGGGTTTGCGCTGGCGCTGGCCTCCGACATCCGCATCGCGACGAAATCGGCGCGGATGAATTGCGCTTTCATCAAACTTGGCCTCGGCGGCTGCGACATCGGCACCAGCTATTTTCTGCCGCGCCTCGTCGGCGTGTCCGTCGCGTCGGAATTGATTCTGACGGGGCGCTTCATCGGCGCCGAGCGGGCGCTTGCGGTCGGACTTGTGTCCGAGGTCGTCGATGAGGACAAGCTCGACGACGCGGCCGCGCCCTACGTCGACGCGATGATGACGGCCTCGCCCGTGGGGCTGCGGCTGTCGAAGGAATGTCTCAACATGAGCGTCGATGCCGGCTCGCTGGAAGCTGCGATCGCGATGGAGGATCGCAACCAGGTTCTGTGCAGCCGCTCGGAGGAATTTTCGGAAGGCATCAGGGCCTTCCTTGAGAAGCGAAAGCCTGTCTATATCAAGCGCTGAACGATCAAGATCCGCAAAGGACAAGAAATTCCGGGAGACGCAAAATGAGTGGAAGCGCCGCGGCCGTGATGACGAAGCCCGCCTTTCGCAAGGTCGAATGGCTCAAGCGCGACATCGCCATCGAGCGCCGCGATGATGGCACGGTGGTGCTGAAGTCGCGCATTCCGCTGCAGGCTTACGAGAAGCACATTCCGGCCTCGCTGGCGAAATGGGCGCGGGAAGCGCCCGAACGCATCTGGCTGGCGCAGCGGGGCGGGCCCAACCGCGAATGGCGCAAGGTCTCCTACGGCGAGGCCAAACGCACCGTCGATGCGCTGACGCAGGCGCTGCTCAACCTCAAGCTCGATGGGCGGCCGGTCACGATCCTCTCCGGCAATTCGATCGAGCACGCGCTGATGACGCAAGCGGCAATGCAGGCGCGCGCACCGGCGGCTCCGGTGTCACCGGCCTATTCGCTGATGAGCCACGATCACGTCAAGCTGAAATACCTGTTCGACCTGATCAAGCCGGCCGTGGTGATGGTGCAGGATGGCCCGACCTTCGAGAAGGCCCTGAAGGCGCTCAATCTCACCGGCGTCACGGTGGTTCACGTCGCGCGCCCCTGCGACGGGATCAAGAGCGTCAGTTTTGCCGAGCTGGCGGCAACGCCTGTGACCACCGATGTCGAGGCGTCGATCGCACAGATCACGCCGCAGACCGTCGGCAAGCTGCTGTTCACCTCAGGCTCGACCGGCATGCCCAAGGCCGTCATCAACACGCAGGAGATGATGTGCGCCAATGCGGCGATGATGATGCAGGTGCGGCCGCGCTCGCCTGATGGTCCGATCTCCACCATGCTGGACTGGATGCCCTGGAATCACACCATGGGTGGCAATGCCGCGTTTCACCCGATCCTGGTCGATGGCGGCACGCTCTATATCGACGACGGCCGGCCGATGCCGGGCCAGTTCGAGGAGACGCTGCGAAACCTACGCGAGATCTCGCCGACCTATTACGCCAACGTGCCGGCCGGATATGCGGCGCTCGCGGCTGCCATGGAGAAGGACGATGCGCTGTGTCGCTCCTTCTTCAAGAATCTGTCGATCATGGCCTATGGCGGTGCGCGGCTGCCCGACGATCTCTACGATCGCATGCAGGCGCTCGCGGTGAAGACCACCGGCGAGCGCATCGTGTTCTACACCGGCTGGGGCTCGACCGAGACCGCGCCGACCTCGACCGGCACCTATTGGGATACCGAGCGCGTCGGACTGATTGGCCTGCCGTTCCCCGGAGTCGAGTTGAAGATGGTGCCGTGCGGCTCGAAATACGAGCTGCGCCTGCGCGGCGTCAACGTCACGCCCGGCTATTTCGGCCAGCCGGAGCTGACGAAGAAGATGTTCGACGAGGAGGGCTTTTACTGCATTGGCGATGCTGGCATCTTCGTTGACGACGCCGATCCGGTGGAGGGAATCATCTTTGCCGGCCGCGTGGTGGAAGACTTCAAGCTCACCACCGGCACTTTCGTGCATGTCGGCTCGCTCCGCACCGACGCGATCGCGGCCGCGACGCCTGTCGTGCACGACGCACTGGTCGCGGGACAGGATCGCGCCTTCATTGGCCTCTTGGCCTGGCCGAACTTGCACGCCTGCCGTCAGCTCGTCGGCAATCCCGATCTGAGCTTTGCCGATGCGGTGAAGCATCCGGAGGTCATCGCCTGCTTCAAGCGCGGGCTCGAAGCGCACAATAAAGAATGCGAGGGAGCCAGCAGCCGCATCATCGCCCGCGCGATGCTGATGGTCGAGCCGCCTTCGATCGACGGCAACGAGCTCACCGACAAGGGCTACATCAACCAGCGTGCCGGCCTCGAGCGCCGCGCCGCGCTGGTGGAGCGGCTCTATGCGGATCAACCGGACGGGGATGTGATCGTGCTGCGATGAGTGCGCAACTTTATCCCTCGTCATTCCGGGCTCGCGCCAAGGGGCGCGCGCCCCGGAATGACTCCCCAATGAATGGAACGAATAAACGAGGATAGCCCGCCATGAACTTCGATTTCTCCGACGATCAGAAACAGCTCCGCGACCAGGCGCGCAAATTCCTCGCTGAAAAATGCTCGCCCAAGGCGGTGCGCGTCGTGCTCGACGGCAAGGCGCCTTACGATAAGGAGCTGTGGAAGGGGCTGGCCGAGATGGGCTTTCTCGGGGTCGCCTTCCCGGAAGAGTTCGGCGGTGCGGGTGCAGGTCATCTCGAGCTCTGTGTGATCGCGGAGGAGATGGGCCGCGCCAACGCGCCGGTGCCGTTCTCCTCGACGGTGTATCTCGCCGCCGAGGCGCTGCTGATCGCCGGCACCGACGCGCAGAAGAAGAAATGGTTGCCGGCGATCGCCTCGGGCGAGGCGATCGGCACGCTGGCGCTGTTCGAGGGTAAGGGCAATCCGTCACCGAAGAACGTCAAGCTGACGGCCGCGAATGGCGTGCTCAACGGCGTCAAGAAGCCGGTCGCCGACGGCGCCATTGCCGATTTCGCGGTGGTTGCGGCGCGCACGGGATCGAGCGGTCGCGATAGCGACATCTCGCTGTTCCTGGTCGATCTCAAAGCCGGCCGCGCCGAGGTGAAGAGCCTCACCAATCTCGATCCGACCCGGGGGCAGGCCGAAATCACCTTTAAGGATTGTAAGGCCGAGCCGCTGGGAGCTGCCGGTGATGGCTGGAGCATCCTCACGCAGGTGCTAGACCGCGCGGCGGTGCTCTGCGCGTTCGAGCAGGTCGGTGGGTCCGACCGCGCGCTGGAGATGGGCCGCGACTACGCGCTCGACCGCATCGCTTTCGGCCGGCAGATCGGCTCGTTCCAGGCGGTCAAGCACATGCTCGCCGACATGTATGTCTCGGCGACGCTGGCGCGCTCGAACAGCTATTACGGCGCCTGGGCGCTCTCGACCAATGCCGCCGAGCTGCCGGAAGCCGCGGCCGCCGCACGCATCAGCGCGACGCAGGCGTTCCAGCACTGCGCCAAGAACAACATCCAGGTTCACGGCGGAATGGGTTTCACCTGGGAGTTCGACTGCCACATGTACTACCGCCGCGCCAATGCGATGGCGCTCGGGCTCGGCAGCCTCACCTATTGGGAAGACCAGCTGATCGACCGCATGCGCAAGAAGAACGCGGCGTAATCCACCTCTCGTGTCCCGGACGCGATGCGGCGCGAAGTGCCGCGTCGCAGAGCCGGGACCCAGGGGCTGCAATAGACCCCGGATCTGCAGCGCATCACTTCGTGCTGCGCAGCGTCCGGGGAACGAAACCGAGAGATGAGACCATGAACTTCGACGATACCCCGCAGGAAGCCGAATTCCGCGCTACCGCCCGCGCCTGGATCGACGCGAACGCGCCCAAGCAGTACGAGGACGAGCTGCGCAAATCCTCGCTCGGCCGCACCGTGCTGAAGAACGCAGACATTCTCGAGGTCGCAAAGGCCTGGCAGAAGAAGAAGGCCGACGCCGGCTGGGCCTGCCTGCACTGGCCGAAGGAATATGGCGGTCGCGGCTCATCGCCGATCGAGCGCGTGATCTGGCAGCAGGAGGAGGGGCCGTTCGGCCAGCTCTCCCGCATGTTCATCATCGGCCACGGCATGTGCGGGCCGACCATGATGGCGTTCGCTCGCGAGGAGCACAAGCGCACCTATCTGCCGCCGCTGGCTTCGGGAGAGAAGGTGTGGTGCCAACTGTTCTCCGAGCCGGCCGGCGGCTCGGACGTTGCGGGCCTGCGCACCCGCGCGGAGAAGGACGGCGACGACTGGGTGATCAACGGCCAGAAGATCTGGACCTCCGGCGCGCATTATTCCGACTACGGCATCCTGCTCACCCGCACCGATCCGACCGTGCCCAAGCACAAAGGCCTCACCATGTTCTTCCTGGACATGAAGAGCCCCGGCGTCGAGGTGCGGCCGATCAAGCAGGCCAGCGGCGCCTCCGACTTCAACGAGGTCTATTTCACCAATGTCCGCATCCCCGACCATCAGCGCCTCGGTGAGGTCGGTGACGGCTGGAACGTCTCGCTGACCACGCTGATGAACGAGCGCAGCGCGATCGGCGCGGCCGTCTCGACCGGTTTCCCGGAGCTGTTCGAATATTGCTCCAGCCTCGTGCTCGACGACGGCCCGGCGATCGAGGATCCCGCGGTGCGTTCGAAGCTGGCAAACTGGGCCGTGAAGGCGAGCGGGCTGAAATACACCAGCATGCGCGCGATCTCGGCGCTGTCGAAGGGCGAGCGGCCGGGGCCGGAAAACTCCATCGGTAAGCTGGTCGCAGGCTCCATGATCCAGGACGTCGCGACTTATGCGCTGGACCTGCAGGGCGCAAGCGGTGTGATCAGCGGCGAGGATGCCGAACTCGCCGGCCGTTTCCAGGCCATGCTGCTGCGCGCGCCCGGCACCCGCGTCGAAGGCGGCACCGACGAGATCATGCGCAACATCATCGCCGAGCGGGTGCTGGGCCTGCCCGGCGATATCAGGGTCGACAAGGACGTGCCGTTCAACAAGATCCCGACGAAGGGAAGAGGTTAGAATCGTAGGGTGGGCAAAGGCGCGCCACGCGCCGTGCCCACGCATTCTATCGAGGGGAGGTGGTGGGCACGCTTCGCTTTGCCCACCCTACGCACCGCGCAAGGATTGAGAGGTCCGCCATGAATTTCGACGACACCCCGCAGGAAGCCGCATTCCGCGAGACCGCGCGCAAATGGGTCGAGGCCAATGCGCCGAAGGAGTTGCACGCCGAGCTGTCGAAATCCTCGCTCGGCCGCATCCGGCTCGCTCACCACGATATCGTCGATGTCGGCAAGGCCTGGCAGAAGAAGAAGGCCAAAGGCGGCTGGGCCTGCCTGCACTGGCCGAAGGAGTATGGCGGCCGCGGCGCGACGCCGATCGAGAAGGTGATCTGGCAGCAGGAAGAGGGCGTCTACGGCAAGCTGACACAGCCGTTCCAGATCGGCGAGGGCATGTGCGGCCCGACCGTGATGGCGTTCGGCAGCGAGGAGGCCAAGCGCCGCTATCTGCCCAAGCTCGCCTCGGGCGAGGAGATCTGGTGCCAACTGTTCTCCGAGCCGTCGGCCGGCTCCGACGTTGCGGGCCTGCGCACGCGCGCGGAGAAGAAGGGCGACGATTGGGTCGTCAACGGCCAGAAGATCTGGACCTCCGGCGCGCATTATTCCGACTACGGTCTCCTGATCGCGCGCACCGATCCCAACGTGCCCAAGCACAAGGGCCTCACCATGTTCTTCCTGGACATGAAGAGCGAGGGCGTCGAAGTGCGTCCGATCAAGCAGGCCAACGGCATGCAGGAGTTCAACGAGGTCTATTTCACCGACGTGGTGATCCCCGACAGCCAGCGTCTCGGCGCCGTCGGCGACGGCTGGAGCGTGTCGCTGACCACGCTGATGAACGAGCGCATGTCGATCGGCGCGCGGCTCGCGACCGGCGTCCCCGAAATGTTCGAGTTCTGCTCCAGTCTCATGCTGGAGGACGGCCTCGCGATCGACGATCCCGCGGTGCGCTCGAAGCTCGCGAGCTGGGCGGCGAAGTCGAACGGGCTGAAATTCACCAGCTACCGCACCATCTCGGCGTTGTCGAAGGGCGAGCGGCCGGGCCCGGAGAATTCCATCGGCAAGCTGGTCTCGGGCATGATGCTCCAGGACATCGCGACCTACGCCATGGACCTCCAGGGCGCAGCCGGTGTTCTGACCGGCAATGACGAGGAGACGGTGCAGGGCCAGTTCCAGCAGATGCTGCTGTCCTCGCCCTCGATGCGCATCGCCGGTGGTACCGACGAGATCCTGCGCAACATCATCGCCGAGCGGGTGCTGGGTCTGCCGGGCGATATTCGTGTCGACAAGGACGTGCCGTATAACAAGATCCCGACCAAGGGCAGATAGACGACCGGGGCACGAAAGCGAGTTGATTTATGGACGCTAAAGTCAATCAGAACGACCGTATCGGGGTGCTCGAAGAGCTCCTCAACGAGCGCTACTCGGTCCGCGCCTTCCTCCCCAAGGAGGTCGACCGCGC comes from Bradyrhizobium sp. CCGE-LA001 and encodes:
- a CDS encoding acyl-CoA dehydrogenase yields the protein MNFDDTPQEAAFRETARKWVEANAPKELHAELSKSSLGRIRLAHHDIVDVGKAWQKKKAKGGWACLHWPKEYGGRGATPIEKVIWQQEEGVYGKLTQPFQIGEGMCGPTVMAFGSEEAKRRYLPKLASGEEIWCQLFSEPSAGSDVAGLRTRAEKKGDDWVVNGQKIWTSGAHYSDYGLLIARTDPNVPKHKGLTMFFLDMKSEGVEVRPIKQANGMQEFNEVYFTDVVIPDSQRLGAVGDGWSVSLTTLMNERMSIGARLATGVPEMFEFCSSLMLEDGLAIDDPAVRSKLASWAAKSNGLKFTSYRTISALSKGERPGPENSIGKLVSGMMLQDIATYAMDLQGAAGVLTGNDEETVQGQFQQMLLSSPSMRIAGGTDEILRNIIAERVLGLPGDIRVDKDVPYNKIPTKGR